The sequence below is a genomic window from Oxobacter pfennigii.
CCCGTCAGATATAAATCTGGCGGGTGTTTTCCACTTCGGGCCAACTTGACCCGAAGTTATGCAAACGCATCCGGATCGTCCACATCATCATAGTTAAGAATATCCTCGTCTGTATCAGCAGCGGTATCCTCTCCGGGTGCGTCTACCTCATATACGGTGTATTGCTCATCCGGCTTTACCTCCATGCGCCGGTCTATCAGGGTAGAAATATCGAAGCTGTTGCGTTTATCGGCTTCGGAAGTATATTGATAGCAAGGGTGCTTTTTCAGGTCATACTTCGGGGAAAGGAAGGGACGGAGTCCGCGAAGCTGTAAAATACACTTGCTTCCGTCCATTGTGGTGAGTTCGTCCACCGTCATAAGCTCTTTTCCGAGCCGTTGCAGATTTTGACCGTGGCTTTCCGATTGACCCCGCGTCCGGCTTTCCGTGTACATGGAAATGGTTTCTTTCCCCAAAGCCTCCGAAAGCTCCTTAACGGTGGTATGCTCCCTGCCTCCCAAGAAGATGACCGAATCCATGTTGCCCATGATGGTTTCGGCATGGTCTTTATACAGCGCCTTTAACTGGCTCTGCGCCTGTAAGAACAAGCATAAAGAAATTTCACGGGAGCGGATAACAGCTACCAGTTTTTCCAGTTGCGGAACCTGCCCTGTGTTTGCCGCCTCGTCCCACAGAACCCGTACATGATGGGGCAAGCGGCCCGAATACTTGTTGTCGGCCCGTTCGCAGAGCAGGTTGAACATCTGTGAAAAGGCAAGGGCTACGATAAAGTTGTAAGTGGTATCCGTGTCGCTGATGATGAAGAAAGTCGCCGTTTTCCGGTCGCCCATGCGGTCAAGTTCCAACTCGTCATAACTCATAATCTCCCGGAGTTGCGGAATATCGAAAGGGGCAAGCCTTGCGCCGCAGGAAATCAGAATGCTTTTTGCCGTCTTACCGCTGGCGAGCTTATATTTCTTATACTGCCGCACCGCAAAGTGATTGGGATTGCGTTTTTCCAGCCCCATGAACATGTAATCCACAGCATTGCGGAAATTGTCATCGTCCTCTTTGACTTCCATGCTGTTAATCATATCCACAAGGGTATTCATGTTGCGTTCTTCCTCCGGCCCCTCAAAGACGATATATGCTACAAGAGCGCAGTACAAAAGGGTTTCGGCTTTCGCCCAAAACTCGTCGCCCTCCTTGCCGTCGCCCTTAGTGTTGGTAATCAGGGCATTGACGAATTTCAGAATGTCGCTTTCCGTCTTTATGTAGGAAAGCGGGTTATAGTGCATGGATTTGGAAAAGTCGATGCTGTTGAATACCTTGATTTTGTAACCTTTCTTTTTCAGGAAGAAACCGACCTGCCCTAAAACGCCGCCTTTCGGATCAACCACCACATAAGAGGAATGAGCCTGTAAAAGCTGTGGGGTCAACCAAAACCGGGTTTTGCCGGAGCCGGAGGAGCCAATCACGCAGCAGTTAAGATTTCGGGAGTTGGCGGGGTTTGCGGGACGGGTATTCATGGTGAGAAATTCCGTCCCGGTTAGAATGACGTTGTTCTTGAAAACCGGGTCGATAAAGGATTTTATGTCCTTTGCCGTTCCCCACCGGGCCGAACCGTATTCCACATCCTTTCTGAACTTCTTTGCGTTTTTTACCTTGTTCCACACCACCAGCCGGATTATGACGGCCCCTACAAGGCCAATGAGCCAATCGGACATGACAAGGCCCGGCACTATCGTCCCAAACGCCGGGCCTGTGGTGTTCATCATGCCGATCAGCTTTTCTCCGAAGTTTGCCCCCGCCGCAAGGCGGTAGGCTGTGCCGAGCTTCAGGCAGCACCAGAAAATAAACAGGTAGGGGATGTTCGGCAGCACATACATCCTGATTTTATCTGTCCTCATGGGCCACCTCCCGTTTCCGTTGCTGTTCGCGGGGCCGTGACCGCGCTTTATCCCCAAACTGCCTTAACTGTTGCAGGATAGAGGGGCGTTTGCTTTTTCCCCGGCCCAACACCAGCCTGGTGTATTCGGAGAAAGCCGCCGTGATTGCGTCGGCCTGCCCGGCCTTGAAGAACAGCAGGTATTTTTTCGGCCCGGTTTTGTGAAAGGCATAGTCAACATTGTATTTCCGGGCGATACGATCAAAGAGTTTGGTTTCCCCGTCCAGCGGAAGGGCGCTCGTGGAAACACGGTGGTTCATCAGCTTTTTGACGCTCTGCTTGCCCTGGGGTGTCTGTGCTTTGTGATAGTCTTTTTGGATCTTCCGCAAAGCCGCCGCAAGTGCCTTTGCCAGAGTTTTTGCGGAGAGCTTCGCCGCGTTTACCGAAACGGCAACCGCCCGGCGTTCTATATCTTCCTGCATGAAAAACCTCCTTTCCTGCCATATAGGGCAATCCATACAAGCGGGGGACTTCGGGTCAACTTGACCCGAAGTGGGCTACCTTTCCACATTGGCAGGGCGGGGGCGCGCAATGTCGGGAGCGTCTTTTTTCGCCTGTGCAATCTGTTCATTGTGTGCTTGAA
It includes:
- a CDS encoding VirD4-like conjugal transfer protein, CD1115 family — protein: MRTDKIRMYVLPNIPYLFIFWCCLKLGTAYRLAAGANFGEKLIGMMNTTGPAFGTIVPGLVMSDWLIGLVGAVIIRLVVWNKVKNAKKFRKDVEYGSARWGTAKDIKSFIDPVFKNNVILTGTEFLTMNTRPANPANSRNLNCCVIGSSGSGKTRFWLTPQLLQAHSSYVVVDPKGGVLGQVGFFLKKKGYKIKVFNSIDFSKSMHYNPLSYIKTESDILKFVNALITNTKGDGKEGDEFWAKAETLLYCALVAYIVFEGPEEERNMNTLVDMINSMEVKEDDDNFRNAVDYMFMGLEKRNPNHFAVRQYKKYKLASGKTAKSILISCGARLAPFDIPQLREIMSYDELELDRMGDRKTATFFIISDTDTTYNFIVALAFSQMFNLLCERADNKYSGRLPHHVRVLWDEAANTGQVPQLEKLVAVIRSREISLCLFLQAQSQLKALYKDHAETIMGNMDSVIFLGGREHTTVKELSEALGKETISMYTESRTRGQSESHGQNLQRLGKELMTVDELTTMDGSKCILQLRGLRPFLSPKYDLKKHPCYQYTSEADKRNSFDISTLIDRRMEVKPDEQYTVYEVDAPGEDTAADTDEDILNYDDVDDPDAFA
- a CDS encoding PcfB family protein; the protein is MQEDIERRAVAVSVNAAKLSAKTLAKALAAALRKIQKDYHKAQTPQGKQSVKKLMNHRVSTSALPLDGETKLFDRIARKYNVDYAFHKTGPKKYLLFFKAGQADAITAAFSEYTRLVLGRGKSKRPSILQQLRQFGDKARSRPREQQRKREVAHEDR